Part of the Alosa alosa isolate M-15738 ecotype Scorff River chromosome 18, AALO_Geno_1.1, whole genome shotgun sequence genome is shown below.
AATAGAGCACAATAACAAGTAACAGGACACTGCAAAACAGTGCATACACTCCGCCAAAGGGGATGGACCTTAAGGCCTGGTCATTGTTCTTCTAACAGGGCCATTACAGCATGGCCACATTTAGCCACTGTAGGACAAAACAGAAGTGTGCGTCATACTCTAACTCCAGAGAAAgatgaactgttcaatgcaacatgttaaattaaaaatgagCAATGAAGTCTATAACATTAGTGAATGTTCTTATGAGTGAAATTTAGTAACACACAGCTGGTCTGCAAATGTTTGTTTAGTAGAGCTGAATAATTAATAACATAGGGAAGGATGCTCTCCTTACCTCAAAGAGGGTGAGCTCCACAGTTTCGGAATCATCTTTGTCCAGAGTCTTAAATGTCTCTATAGAAGTACACCAGCAATATTTTTCAGTATGAGGACtaatgaaattgtgtgtgtgtgtatgcatgcatccatgcgtacgtgtgtgtgtgtatgcatgcatgcatgtttgcatacgtgtgtgtgtgtgtgtgtgtgtctgtctgtctgagtgtgtgtgtgcgcgtgtgtgtgtgtgtgtgcacgtgagtgtgtgtgtgtgtgtgtgtgtgtgtgtacacacagtaCATTGCATGTGCCCTACATTATGCAGCACACAGACTTACTGAACAGTGATTCCAGGCGAACTAAGCAGCAGACGAAGTTGTCAAAGTCAATAGAGAGATTGGTATCACTGTAGCGTGCCACAAGGACCTGATGCATAGGGTTATTGAGGGAGAATCCTGGGAAAGACACAGACGAGACGAAACAATGTGGTGACAAAAGCCAAATAAATCATGTTGAATACAGAATAAAGACTGAattagagagaaggggagagtaagagagagagagagagagagaaagacatagatgtcactgtgtgtgtgtgtgtgtgtggggggggttacaGATGTTCAGCTGTACCCCTTTTTGGTAGTGTTGAGTTACAGACCTGTAATGACACATTCCTGTTAGATAATCAAGCTCTTAGAAGCTTTGCTGTATTAGATCCAGGTGTCTGATTATGGTTGTTAACTAAATACGTGTTACATACTACTATGTACCTGCATCCTCGACAGCCATCCTCATTTCAGCTGAACTCATGCAACCAGTTTTGTCTGCATCTCTCTCACGGTAGTAGTCCTTTGAGACAGAACATTTAATTCACAACACACAATTAATCATCATTTGAGAACATCATgatgacacaccacacacataaatcattCTTGTTTCACACCTTGAGGTCCATATTAAGAGACTgcaaaatatgtaaatatttcAGTTAGTTATAATAATATGGGGCCTCTATCAagctggtggtggtagtgggtaGTACAACAACCAGACCACATGTTTGTTAAGTCATAAGATAAGACACCTACCAGATACTTCTGGATTTTTGTCCACAGGATCTTGAATTCTACCAGGCCCAATTTGCCAGACCCATCTTTCTAAGAAAGACATGTTAAGGAATCTCATAGTCTCTCCCATGCCAAACAATTATCGTATGCACAAAAACATGTacgtacacaaaaacaaatgtatgTTTAATCGGGGAAAGGATACATCCAGAAGATTGACCATGTTACGGCAGGTGGCAAGACTAAACCCACTGGTCTTAATATCAGAACCTGAAATAAAAGAGGAGTCAGCTGAATGCCCCCTATTTTCTGACCATGTTTGTAAATTTGGATGTTTGCATGTAAATTTGGCTTTgaatttaaattttaaaaagAATACACAAAGCACCACTCTCCAACTCACGTTTCGCAACCACTTTGTTAAGGATCCTTTGCAACTCAAAGGCAGAAATCTCACAATCCTGTTaagaaaaatcaacaaaatGAATACCGGAAATGATACCTATGATTAGACAGTAATTTTCTATCCAGTTATGCTACAATATTGTtagatatatgtatgtgtgtatgatataTAATATTGTGAGATGCATGCGTGTATATTGCAataatgtacagtgtgtgtatgatataGGCTATAATATTTTAAGCTATActgaatgtatttatgtattatatataataatgtgagatgcatgtgtgtgtacgatAATATTATgagatatatgtatgtgtgtatatgatataaaatattgTAAGTCTAAGGCTTACATGTCCTGCCAGCTGTCCAAACAGGTTGCGAAACCGGTCATCAACATCATCTTCATCAACATGAacctaagagagagagggatgaataaATGTAGCTTGTTAGTGAATCATTTTTGTGAgaaacattttacaaaataatcATATGTATATTTATGAATCATGTAAAGCTAAACCCATCCCCCAGTGACATACCTCCTCTACGTGACAATCAACAGGGTCATCCAACTCCCTGGTTTATCAAAAAGATCACATTTTAGCGCAAAATTACATAAGAGCCTGAAACAATAAACTTGAACACATTTCTTGGACAATAGTAATGATGTTTTAGCCTGGGAGAATCCAGACGGACGTTGGCAAATttaaatttgctctgcaggtccgtctggcaAGCCATTCACTCCCATTTCCAGTGTTCCTAAAACCCGGGCACCAATCACAACCGTTGAGGCGGGCTTAACATGATGACATCAAAGCAGTTTTTGAAAAATGCTTATTTGTTGCTTTGCATATGTCATCTCCTTCATTGCGCTCATTGGCTTTAGGTCTATCCAGTTGCGTCCAGAGGCATTTTTATCGGCGTCTGTTGGTGACGCCGTTTGGAAATGGGAGGTGAATGAACCTTGTCCAGACCCAATTTCAATTGAGATACGGTCTGGTGCTAACCAGGTTAATGATGTTTGCCAATTAAACTTGGAATTGGTTTAATAAAACTGTTCATGTCTGAAACCTTACTGAAAGTCAGCATGCTTCTCAGAGAAGATCCGCACAGCAAAGTCGCCGTTCTTGTTGGGCTCAAATGTGGACGGGAGGACAAGGTACTCCCCGGGAGGCAGGCAGAAGCGGTTGCTGACCTCGCGCAGGTTTATAAAGGTCTCCGAGCGAGCTTTGGAGGCATTGCGCAAGAAGAAGTCTCTATTCAGATGAACCTGTCTCCTCCCAACGTACTAGAAGGcatgaagaagaaaaagagaattATATATACAGCCACTAGAGGGCATCGTCACTTCTGTTTGAGGACATGCAGTGGTTTTGAACTGTAGATGAGCAATGCATGGTTGCAGATGAGGTGTCAAGACAAAGGCCTAAACAAAACATGACATTGTTTTTTATACAAAGGTATACTCACAAGCCAGTATCATTTTGCCATGTCAGTTAATCCCCACACATCAGGTTCAAATATACTGACCATTCCTCAATAACCCATTCCTTTTTCAATCATCTGTATACATACCTCGTCAGGCACCtacaagggaaaaaaaacagaaaaatatcACCAACACCTCCCAAACAATTTTTTACATATAGAATTATATTTGCTAATATTACATCATTTGTTTATATTAGGCAATAATTGTCTGCTGATTCATGTTATCATAAAGTGTTTTTCATTGCCTGCATTAAATTGTACGTGACCAATCAAATTCAAACATTGGATCGGTGGATACGGTGGATCCGTACGACCTACCTCGTAGATGGCGAAGCCGATGGTGTGCATGTCCTGGCccatcttcctcatcttcctacGGTTCTTCTGGATCAGACCCACGATGAAGGTGCAGCCAACCTCGTTATCATCAGGgtcatcatcctcctcatccaACTTGATCACAAACTGAGGATTCTGCCAAAAGGAGTCTGGAGCAAAACATAACTGCAGGTCACTCAGCACTCAAACACATCACTTCTCACTGGAAATTAGTGCGAAAATCTGAAAGATAACCTTGTAGCCAGTAGATGAATTTAATCATGCAAACTTCTATGTTTTAAACGGAGCTCAAATGCATCTTCTGAAAATAAATCTGTTCTATTACAGCTATTATCAGGAACACATATATTTTAATGTGACAAAAGAACTTAAACATAACTTGATTTTGACTTTCAACAAGTGAGGCACTTATctgaaagaaaataataaaaattaatCGAAATGACGCGCAGTAACATTTATTATCTCATCAGGATATTAACAGCAATAACTCAACAGACATATACAATACTACATATactattatataatatttataatcAGTACTTGGAAAATTCCTGCAGCCTCCAGCAGTTGAGCCTTTCCTCCAACTTCCTTCAAATTTGGACAGGGACCATTTCTCCACCTCATCATCAGAGAGGGCATCAGGAGTCAGGTTACAGATCTCCAAACGCGAGTAATGATGCAACCAGTCAGAAAAAGACATCctggtgcatacacacacacacacacacacacacacaaaaataaacacacacgcgcacacaaaacaaacacacacacacacacacaaagacagagagagagaaagtgagaccgTCACAAATACAGTGTTTGTGTCCACATTTTATGAGCGAGAAATGTGTCAAGAGCTCAGCCCAGTCAGCAATTAAAAGCATTTGACCAGAGTTAAGCCTGTGTCAACATTTAGTATATAGGGGTCAATGTGGGTTATTTTACTGCACCCCAGCTAATACAGGTTAGACAAAAGATGTGCATGGTTCCTGGGCTGGATTTAGAACCACTACTGGTCCTTTGCAACTGGCTGGAATCATCTCATTGCTACTGTTTAAAAGAGCGAAGCCAAGTCAATTAGCCATCGCCCGAGATGCTGAGATACTCTCTGGTGGTTCATGACAGGGTCATGCTTCAGTGccttatctaaaaaaaaaaaaaggactaGGTCAAAAAGACGGGGAAAACACGGTAGGTATATAACAAGGTATAGTATGATGCAGTTAACAACATTATAGTCTGAAAAGAATATATGAACAAAACGGGCCCAGATAAACATACAAAGCCTAACCTAAATATACTGAAATCAAACTGTATCTAATGTCACCCTGGGTTACGCCCAAGGTTCAGTCTGAATTTCCACAACCTGGGTATGACCTGTTTTGGTCTGAGTGGTTAAACATAGGTTAGTAGTACCCTAGTCAGACTCATTGGTCTGGTCAGGTATTATGAGAAGTGGATCCCATCAAACCCATCAAATCAATGGTAAAGTGTTTGTATTAGTGTAGTGAGAAATTCCAGAGTGTATGTACTTTAACAGTCATTTTAATCATCACCCCAGCCTTTGATCATGCCAAACCTTTTGTCAACCAAACTGCTCTTGTGACCTTTGTCAATCAAATGCTCACATGACCCATTGTAACCACATGAGGACACATGACGACAATTAATCATTTGATGATGAGTCCTTTCCTCTTGACACAATCAAAGAAGGTGGGCTACGCTTTAAATGCAGAGGGAAGACACTGCTCTGGAGGTTCAGTAGGCCACCGCCTTAAGCGGTGGGCTATGCTGGCCTCCGAGCTCATATGCTGGCCTCCGAGCTCGTAGTTCTAACACCATTGTTAACCAATAAATGTTTCActatgttctcagttttcaaaCCTGCCTCTGTCTGCTTGCACTTAATTTTTCTTACAACATTAGTCTAACAGATGTGTTCTTGTGTTGTGCTTATATGAAAGCATCTCAGCCCAGGATTCTCAGTTGTATATTCTGACaaaaataagtatatataccggtaagtatatatactcttttgatcccatgagggaaatttggtctctgcatttatcccaatccgtgaattagtgaaacacacacagcacacagtgtacacacagtgaggtgaagcacacactaatcccggcgcagtgagctgcctgcatcaacagcagcgctcggggagcagtgaggggttaggtgccttgctcaagggcacttcagccgtgcctactggtcagggttcgaaccggcaaccctccggttacaggtccgaagtgctaaccagtaggccacggctgccccgtgcAGCTACTGAACTGTTCTGCAACAAATATTCAGCAATGGGTTTTCACAGGCAAGTCAATCAAACTGGGAAGAAGAGAAGGTAATGTCATTCAGTTCCAGGTTGCTGCATGCACAAATATTTTAGAATGACTGAACAATAAACCAAAGTATTCATTAGAGTAACCTTCTGGTACAATGGCAAAGGGAAGAATGATTAACCATGTTACACAAGTGTAGGATTTACCAGAACTCTCCATCCTCTGAGGCGTTCTTCAGTCTGTCCCGATCCTCATCGCTGACAGAGTCCCATTCAGAAGATCTACAGGCAGGAAGGACAAAACACTGTGACTTAGTGCAGCTGACAGCATGATCGCAGGAACAGGTTTTGTGAGGGAAGTTGTTGTATTGTCTTCCTTTGCAGTCTGGTGACGTGTGGCCGAAGAGCCGAGCCGCTCAGGACATACCTGTCGCTCCACGCTCCTGTCCACTCCACCTGACCCCAGGGATTTCGGATGCGGATGAGTTTCTCCGAACCACCCCTGGTGCGCacctggacagacacacacacacacacacacacacacacacacagggttaatTTATCACTGCAAACCTTTTACTGCCAAGGGCACAACTGTGGACTGTGCATGCAACAAGAGTGGCAATGTAGTCAGTTTAGGACTCAATTCAACACAAAGTCATATTGTTGTCCTTTTCTGCCCTCTGCCCAGTAGCCCACCTTTCTAGTCCTTATTTTCCTTctgtcttttgtgtttgtttagacCATTTCCTGTCAACCCATTCCAGGCCTGACCACGCCCTGGACTCAAGTGATTGACAGCATGCTGAGCCTGTAATCAACTGCTGGTCCTATGCAACAGCCTGCAATCATCTCAATAGTCCCCGTTTGCATGcacatttttcttttaattggAATGAATTTTGTAGATTCcgattatcacacacacaaaaaaaactatCGAATAAGTGTATGGTGATTGGAATGGATTATACCACCCCTTTCAATCCCACTGAAATTACAATCAGATTGGGCAGTTTTATTCCAATCAAGGTGTTTATATATAGCTTGGTTGGCACCATCGTAACAGTTTATATACGTATTCCGATTGAGGCATGAATCTGATTCTAATCGGATTAAATGTGCCCATGTAAACCCACCCAATAGGTGTCTACTGTATAAAAGCCAGGCAAAGTCACTCAGCCAATCGCCTGAGATCCTGAGATACCCTCATGCTTCCTGATGCTTCAGTGCCTTATCTAAGAAAAAACGTGACAGTAAGAGCGACCATGACGGTGTTCTCACCTCATCAGCTCCAGTGAGAGAGTATGCGTGTCCCTTCACCAGCTTCTGTGATGTGATGGCCTCCGAATCAGCTGAGCTGGTGATCTGTACACAGGGatgagagtatttttttttttaaaggtgttCCCTGATTGATGTCATGAGAGGAAACCTGGTAGGTAACTGCACAATAAACACATTCCCAAATCATCAAACTGCCGTTATTAATGGGGAACATTTAtacttacatttattcatttagcagacactttttatccaaagtgacttacatatggcAATTATATTACAAAGGATTACATTGACCctagagcaacttggggttaaatgccttgctcaggggcacaatggtggaagccaagaattgaacccacaacttttaggctacataataataataataataataataataataatgccttACATTTATATACACTATGCTACCACTACGCCACCACTGCCCAGTGGAACAGTGAAGTAATCTGTTGCCTGTCTGATCATCTATAAAACATTAGGAGTGTAACAAGGTTTTGTAAGATTAAGTTTCAGTTATATACAGATAAAGATGTTAAATTCCTTCTGCTATAGGTTAGGGACTTCCTACAGTGGCCTATCAACAAACAAACCTAAAAACAGCTTCattaacaataatattaatatatatttcattGCTCTGCAGAATCTTTAAGACGCACATCAATAGAGCATCCAAGGAGGGAGCCTCTGTTCAGGGCTTTCTTGATTATTTTGAAGAGTTCTGGTCTGGCCTGCTTGAGGTCGTGGGCCTCTGCGATCCCCCCAGTGAAGTCCTCAAAGCCCTCAGTGGTGGTGCCTCCCGACAGGGCCTCATAGCACCCATTCAGCCTGAAGGAAGATAATTGTATGGCTATAGCTTATATATTGTAGTGCCCTGAGGACTATAGATTGTAGTGCCCCGTCTGTAATATGCACATTGTTTGTATATTTTGCATTGTCGATATTGCTTACTGTACACTGCATTGTGTactatgtatatattttttcttgtaCTGCTAATGAGTCACCAACAGCTGAATCAAATTCCCTTTGTGTGTGAAAACATACTTGGTCATTAACAAGGCAAagttctgattctgattttgagaTGGATCAAGTGACACAGATGAAACAGGTGGCTTTATGTTCACATCAACTCACTTAGCATAGGCCTTCTCCAGCAGGGCGCTCCAGAACTCAGAGCCAGTTGCTGAGTGAACAAATAGCAGCTCTCCGTCTCTGGTGGGCAGACGGTCATCAACCACAACGTCCACCCACTCCCCAAACTGCCAGAACTGAAATAAGGGGCAGACAATACAGGCTCTGAATGGCACTGAATCCAAGCCAATAGCAGCACAGTGCAGATACATTATACCAACAGTAGCCCTAATTTACATGGCAGGCAAAGTCCATCAACACGCAAAGTTTTCATGCAGCTAATGTAAGTTACAAATTTGTTCAGAAATATTCTGGAACGACTTGCAAAAATACTCGTCACACCTCAAAGAATTAAGGAAGGAACACAATGTAATATACAGGagaggggttggggtgggggtgcagtAGGAGTTGAGGTTGTCACACACCTCAAAATGGAAGATCCCAGCATAGCCCTGCTCAAAACTCTGGTCAGAAGGAACAACACGAGACAGGACTTGTTTGTTCAGAGTCAGTGAGGCAATGGCTGCCAGTAGCCAACAGTCCCCTATAGAAAGAGGGCAGGCATTTTTAAACCAAGGACATTGAACAACCAAGCAAACACCAGGAAAGTTATTCCACTATAAACTTTCTCAACAAGCTCAGGACTTTATCAGAAGGCCAACCAGAGGCTCAGGAAGTCGTGTCTGATATTGGGCGTGCAGGATTTGCTTGTGTTTCCTGGCAGAccattttatccaaagtgatgtTTATTGTTCTCGCTGTACATTATCATTAAACATTTACAATTGACAATAAACATGATCATTAAAAATGTACAGTTTAAAGTAGTCATATCAAATTTCTGAGTGTAAGTGATGGGCTATATATATGGAGTCAGAGagcattcatgtgaatggagcTTTCTGCAGCAcactgaagagctgtgtaataaaATGTTATACTACTACATGATTGCATGCAGGATGCTAATCTGCCCATTCAATCTGTTTCTATTTCCGGTTGAAACGTTCAAAACCAAAGCAAtcactttgaaatgaaaatgaatcagaCTTTAGCGTAATGCTCTAAAAGATGTTGACTTTAAAacttgttttttaaatgtttgtccccaagttaccattagctcaatgttgtttccTGTGCCAACCGAAATACCTTAGGAGCGCACATGTTTGTATATGCAGTTCAATTTGATCATATTGTGAAATGAATGCTCTAAAGCCTGGACAACCAAAGTCATAAATTAAACTGTATGTAAACAATTTCTGAGGTATTGTGGGGCACTTGTCACTATTTGAATAGAAATGGTTTGCAGACAATGTTGAATTTATAAAGATAAttataatatgcaaattaaatcTATTCAAATATGGTTCGATCATCTGAGCCCAATGAAATTTTCCATCTCGGCCAGAGCTCCACCCGTACGCTAAGGTTGTGTCTGTGCAGTTAGTTGTCTCTTTGTGATTAGGCGCTGGCAGCAACAAGACCAAGGAGTGGCTGAACAAGAGAAACTGGAGAAGCACACCTGCTCTCTCTGCAAACAAGTAGAGATTGGCATTGGGTAGCCTAATTATCCTCACCAAGAGCCCCTTGGCAGATATCTGTTCTGGTGGCATCTTCAAGAATAAACTGGGGGTTTCGGCTTAGCTCCtggataacaacaacaacaacaacaacaacacaaagttAAACACTACTACAAGGatgttatatttttaaatatttatttttcaacaaggtaaacaaaaacaatgcttgaacattctatttgggccccaatctacttcctctccattaagataacatatggaatgttaaaaaggaagtcttgtggggccaactatgatgctgataatggaactctgtaTCCTTTATTTTACCATCTTTTTTTCAAGGGAGCCCTGGGCCCCAAAAAGTCAAAATAACAACAGaatatagcctataatataTACTTCACACTTAAGGTATAGAGTAAAtcaa
Proteins encoded:
- the LOC125311776 gene encoding calpain-2 catalytic subunit-like codes for the protein MSGIASKLQHDREKAQGIGSNSHAVKYLGQDYEVLRRQCLESGRLFKDDTFEAGVSSLGFKELGPSSFKVRGVTWKRPTELSRNPQFILEDATRTDICQGALGDCWLLAAIASLTLNKQVLSRVVPSDQSFEQGYAGIFHFEFWQFGEWVDVVVDDRLPTRDGELLFVHSATGSEFWSALLEKAYAKLNGCYEALSGGTTTEGFEDFTGGIAEAHDLKQARPELFKIIKKALNRGSLLGCSIDITSSADSEAITSQKLVKGHAYSLTGADEVRTRGGSEKLIRIRNPWGQVEWTGAWSDRSSEWDSVSDEDRDRLKNASEDGEFWMSFSDWLHHYSRLEICNLTPDALSDDEVEKWSLSKFEGSWRKGSTAGGCRNFPNSFWQNPQFVIKLDEEDDDPDDNEVGCTFIVGLIQKNRRKMRKMGQDMHTIGFAIYEVPDEYVGRRQVHLNRDFFLRNASKARSETFINLREVSNRFCLPPGEYLVLPSTFEPNKNGDFAVRIFSEKHADFQELDDPVDCHVEEVHVDEDDVDDRFRNLFGQLAGHDCEISAFELQRILNKVVAKRSDIKTSGFSLATCRNMVNLLDKDGSGKLGLVEFKILWTKIQKYLDYYRERDADKTGCMSSAEMRMAVEDAGFSLNNPMHQVLVARYSDTNLSIDFDNFVCCLVRLESLFKTFKTLDKDDSETVELTLFEWLNVAML